The Cytobacillus oceanisediminis genomic interval TCAATAATGTAAACGGCTTTAATAAAATCAAGAAGATAGTAGTACCAATTAAGTTAAACAATACATGCACGGCTGCGGCTCTTCTTGCAGCAACAGACGCTCCAATTGCAGCTAATACCGCTGTAATCGTTGTTCCAATATTATCTCCAAACAGAACCGGCAATGCCGCATCCAGGTTAATCAGCTCTTCAGAAAACAAGCCTTGGAGAATACCGATTGTGGCACTTGAGCTCTGAACAATAACAGTAAACACTGTTCCGACGACCACACCCAGAATTGGATTTGAACTCATGCTTACGGTCAAGTCATGAAAAGCTTCCAATGAACGAAGAGGCTTCATTCCCCCGCTCATTAATTCAAGTCCATAAAATAATGCACCAAAGCCAAAGACAATTTGACCGAAATTATTTACTTTTTTGTTTTTAAAGAAAAACAATAGGATTGAACCTAAAGCTATGATCGGCAAAGCGTATTCCCCGATATCGATTCCGATGATGAAAGCAGTTACCGTGGTTCCAATATTGGCTCCCATAATAACACCTATTGCCTGGCGCAATGTCATGAATCCGGCTGATACTAATCCCACTGTAATAACAGTGGTTGCAGAGCTGCTCTGTATAAGAATGGTGACAAGAATACCTGCCAGCACTCCCATTAGAGGATTCGTAGTAAATCTATCTAATAAATCCCTCAGCCGGTCACCAGCTGATTTTTGGAGCCCATCACCCATGAACTTGATTCCATAAAGGAAAATACCAAGCCCGCCCAAAAACTCAAAAAGCATTTGCTGAACATTCAGTTCCACAATTTTTCAACCCCTATAACTGTTTATTCGACATGTTTCATCAAACCCCATACAATTATTAAAGGAAACCCGCAGAAATGTAAACCTGTTATGAACTAAATTTACAATACCTTAACATTTCATCCTTATATTACAACTTTGTTACAAATACAAAAAAAGACTTGCAAACGCATTTGCTTGTAACGTCTGGATATATGGCTAAAATATAATAGTGAATCTCAAAAAGGGTGTGTCAAAATGAATATTTTTCTTCAGTTTTATAAAAGCCTGTTTTCTCCTAAAGATATCGCTTTATTTCGCCATCAGGGGATAGGAAAGACTATTTTGTATGTGTTTTTCCTTACCCTGCTATCAGTTCTGCCAACCGTGTATTATTCCGGTTCGGCAATCATTAATGGCTTAAATGCTATTGATAAAACAATTGACAGTGATCTGCCGGGTTTTGAAATTACAGAAGGACAGCTTCACACAGAGGAGGAAGCACCTGTAACCCTCAATAAAGATAACTTTACAATCATTGTTGATTCGACAGGAGCAGTTGACACTACTGTCTTATCAGAAAGCGGCAATACGATTGCCTTATTAAAAAATGAGGTCTACATACATGCTGAAGGACAGAAACAGACATATCCATACACATTGCTGACAAGCCGCACAATAACAAAGGATGACTTATCAGACTTCCTTTCTTCTGCAGAATCCCTTATGCCGATTATTATTCCCTTAATAGCGGTTGTCATTTATATTTTCGCAGCCGGCATTCGATTTATTGAGATATCCCTGATAGCACTTGCAGGTCTTCTTCTCAAAAATGCACTAAGTAAAAAACTGGAGTACCGTCATTT includes:
- a CDS encoding DUF1189 domain-containing protein, whose amino-acid sequence is MNIFLQFYKSLFSPKDIALFRHQGIGKTILYVFFLTLLSVLPTVYYSGSAIINGLNAIDKTIDSDLPGFEITEGQLHTEEEAPVTLNKDNFTIIVDSTGAVDTTVLSESGNTIALLKNEVYIHAEGQKQTYPYTLLTSRTITKDDLSDFLSSAESLMPIIIPLIAVVIYIFAAGIRFIEISLIALAGLLLKNALSKKLEYRHLWRISAYSITLPTIFFAVMSALQTVVQNGAIINWFVSLIILLLSIKEVPSHSSK